From a region of the Deinococcus misasensis DSM 22328 genome:
- a CDS encoding TolC family protein has translation MVSAKWQMILVFMASSALAVNTAPLYPSAIQKSTSYQQAVSELQEAQSSLNRTQSDPIALKPELLSAKQRLDMAQSSLVSQGLQVRQALFADLQNLEVLQNQQETQSLSLQVAQLNAQAARAKFKAGAATQLDLNKAENDLEGAEKDLQATKKQLQDAQERFKKRYGKTPDLTGDENIKWTSEALQKAMENHPKLLKDAAALENAELQYLIKSSDLSPSIEVQQAKNTLDNAKGTLAETRKELQEGLEDALNQHQSAVDALTAREKALKLAQSSYSTQNSRFQKGLISKLQLLQAELEVKNAEGAVLQARNNLGKAAYGVLVAANHFPWQEGQ, from the coding sequence ATGGTATCCGCAAAATGGCAAATGATTCTGGTTTTCATGGCATCCAGCGCTCTGGCCGTCAACACCGCTCCGCTTTACCCCTCCGCCATCCAGAAAAGCACCAGTTACCAGCAAGCGGTCTCTGAACTTCAGGAAGCCCAGAGCAGTTTGAACCGCACCCAGAGTGATCCCATCGCCCTGAAGCCCGAATTGCTCAGTGCCAAACAACGTCTGGACATGGCACAGTCTTCTCTGGTCTCACAGGGATTGCAGGTGCGTCAGGCTTTGTTTGCAGATCTGCAAAATCTGGAGGTCTTGCAAAACCAGCAAGAAACCCAGAGCCTGTCTTTGCAGGTGGCGCAACTGAATGCACAGGCTGCGCGGGCGAAATTCAAGGCCGGCGCAGCCACCCAGTTGGACCTGAACAAAGCCGAAAACGATCTGGAAGGTGCTGAGAAAGACCTTCAGGCGACCAAAAAACAGCTTCAGGATGCTCAGGAGCGTTTCAAGAAACGTTATGGCAAGACCCCAGATTTGACTGGCGACGAAAACATCAAATGGACCTCTGAAGCTTTGCAAAAAGCCATGGAAAACCATCCCAAACTGCTGAAAGATGCTGCTGCTCTGGAAAATGCTGAACTGCAGTACCTGATCAAATCCAGCGACCTGAGCCCCAGCATTGAAGTCCAGCAGGCCAAAAACACGCTGGACAACGCCAAGGGCACCCTTGCAGAAACCCGCAAAGAGCTGCAAGAAGGCCTTGAAGATGCCCTGAACCAGCACCAGAGTGCTGTGGACGCCCTGACCGCCAGAGAAAAAGCCTTGAAGCTGGCCCAGAGCAGTTACAGCACCCAGAACAGCCGGTTCCAGAAAGGCTTGATCTCCAAGTTGCAACTTTTGCAAGCTGAGCTGGAAGTCAAAAATGCTGAAGGCGCAGTGCTGCAAGCCAGAAACAACCTCGGGAAAGCTGCTTACGGGGTCTTGGTGGCAGCCAACCACTTCCCATGGCAGGAGGGGCAATGA
- a CDS encoding TolC family protein, giving the protein MHRRIHLLSLILLGSAHATPLPALIQRVEEQPAVKSALLQVQQTRLKLSAPGVMPTLSLDGSVGTGQSALTGTTDTSSSAGAGLAYGFITSAQQKAQIELDIQKLEADLNRARVAALKDLLAAEHAQRKNTVLVKQAELDLRIQQLELKTREARFALGASTATQVSQSQLMVKKAELTLKQQQAALRKSVQDLQRLKLADPQTLPELPTPPLDQPSFTSEVLQAQQNVLQLQLQGFKLGMEAFPELQLSGSYSNAGNTLSAGINQNLDAQLNYSRDFQGNVQESWNLKLSAKFTLDLTRGATQALNQSQLELALQDLVLKQQQLAERKTEFSQQLQDTLNLIEVSRQVQDLSLTTFKQEQERFKQGLVTEASVLQAESQLLKEQQNLQDLFQQQFELQLQLWEASTWYPQNGK; this is encoded by the coding sequence ATGCACAGGCGAATTCATCTGTTGTCTCTGATTTTGCTGGGTTCAGCCCACGCCACCCCATTGCCTGCATTGATACAGCGTGTGGAAGAACAACCTGCGGTGAAAAGTGCCCTGCTGCAAGTGCAGCAAACCCGTTTGAAACTGTCTGCGCCGGGTGTGATGCCCACCCTTTCATTGGATGGCAGCGTGGGGACCGGACAATCTGCACTGACCGGAACCACAGACACTTCCAGTTCGGCTGGTGCAGGACTTGCATATGGATTCATCACTTCAGCACAACAGAAAGCCCAGATTGAACTGGACATTCAGAAGCTCGAAGCAGACCTGAACCGTGCCCGAGTTGCAGCCCTGAAAGACCTGCTGGCAGCAGAACATGCCCAGCGCAAAAACACGGTGCTGGTCAAGCAGGCAGAACTGGATTTGCGCATCCAGCAGCTCGAACTGAAAACCAGAGAGGCCCGCTTTGCGCTGGGTGCATCCACAGCAACACAGGTGTCCCAGAGCCAATTGATGGTCAAAAAGGCAGAACTGACCCTCAAACAACAACAGGCTGCCCTCAGGAAATCGGTGCAGGATTTGCAGCGACTCAAACTTGCGGATCCACAGACCTTGCCTGAATTGCCCACACCACCTCTGGATCAACCTTCATTTACGTCAGAAGTGTTACAAGCCCAGCAGAATGTTTTGCAATTGCAGTTGCAGGGATTCAAATTGGGCATGGAGGCTTTTCCTGAGCTTCAACTCTCAGGCAGTTATTCAAATGCGGGGAACACCCTTTCAGCAGGCATCAATCAAAATCTGGATGCCCAACTCAATTACAGCCGTGATTTTCAGGGGAATGTTCAGGAAAGCTGGAACCTCAAACTCTCAGCCAAATTCACACTGGACCTGACCCGAGGTGCAACGCAAGCCCTCAACCAGAGTCAGCTTGAACTGGCATTGCAAGACCTTGTCCTCAAACAACAACAACTGGCCGAGCGTAAAACCGAGTTCAGCCAGCAACTGCAAGACACCCTGAACCTGATCGAGGTGTCCCGTCAGGTGCAAGACCTCAGCCTGACCACCTTCAAACAGGAACAGGAACGCTTCAAGCAAGGTCTGGTGACCGAAGCCAGCGTGTTGCAAGCCGAAAGCCAACTTTTAAAAGAACAGCAAAACCTGCAAGACCTTTTTCAACAGCAGTTTGAACTGCAACTGCAACTCTGGGAGGCATCCACATGGTATCCGCAAAATGGCAAATGA
- a CDS encoding S8 family peptidase, giving the protein MRKLQVGVVVLTALLAACSSSVTPVVDAPAMTLDSKAEFVPGEVIVKFKEGVSAQGSSKMGIQASVDRTLGGGEVVLKLDGFSKQGLDEVATPETSAGKAVLAAIAKLQAQGDVEYAEPNFIMKANAVPTDPYYATYQWDMPQMNLPLAWNVTTGVGSPVVAVIDTGKTNHPDLAGRWVTGYDFISSSTAAKDGNGRDSDPTDVGDGGVCSGQTYPNSWHGTHVAGTIGAATNNGVGVAGVNWNARISALRVLGKCGGSTTDIADAIRWAAGIAVTGVPTNPNPAKVINMSLGAYTGSACPSTYQNAINAAVARGVTVVIAAGNDNKTASGAVPANCANVVTIAATRKDGGRAWYSNYGSVVDVAAPGGETDDANGQIDRDGDGYVDGILSTLLNSTGSSYNYTFYQGTSMATPHVAGLVSLMYAVKPTITPAQVESILKNTARPITSTTCNVGCGSGLVDAYAAVNSAKSLP; this is encoded by the coding sequence ATGCGCAAGTTACAAGTCGGAGTTGTTGTCCTCACTGCCCTGCTCGCAGCCTGCTCCAGTTCTGTCACCCCTGTGGTGGATGCCCCAGCCATGACGCTGGACAGCAAAGCTGAATTCGTGCCTGGCGAAGTGATTGTCAAGTTCAAAGAAGGTGTCTCTGCACAGGGCAGCAGCAAAATGGGCATTCAAGCCAGTGTGGACCGCACCCTTGGCGGTGGAGAAGTGGTTTTGAAACTGGACGGCTTCAGCAAACAAGGTCTTGATGAAGTGGCCACCCCAGAGACCAGTGCTGGAAAAGCTGTTCTGGCTGCCATTGCCAAACTGCAGGCACAGGGCGATGTGGAATACGCAGAGCCCAACTTCATCATGAAAGCCAATGCAGTTCCCACCGATCCTTACTACGCCACTTACCAGTGGGACATGCCCCAGATGAACCTGCCTCTGGCCTGGAATGTGACCACTGGAGTGGGCAGCCCTGTGGTGGCCGTGATTGACACAGGCAAAACCAACCACCCTGATTTGGCTGGTCGCTGGGTGACCGGATATGACTTCATCTCCAGTTCCACAGCTGCCAAAGACGGCAACGGACGGGACAGCGATCCCACCGACGTGGGCGATGGCGGTGTGTGCAGTGGTCAGACTTACCCCAACTCATGGCACGGCACCCACGTGGCTGGAACCATCGGTGCAGCCACCAACAACGGTGTGGGTGTGGCTGGGGTCAACTGGAATGCCAGAATCAGTGCCTTGCGCGTTCTGGGCAAATGTGGAGGCAGCACGACTGACATTGCAGATGCCATCCGCTGGGCTGCAGGCATTGCGGTGACGGGTGTTCCCACCAACCCCAACCCTGCCAAAGTGATCAACATGAGCCTCGGGGCATACACCGGCTCTGCATGCCCTTCCACCTACCAGAACGCCATCAATGCAGCTGTGGCCAGAGGCGTGACTGTGGTGATTGCAGCAGGAAATGACAACAAAACCGCCTCGGGTGCTGTGCCTGCCAACTGTGCCAACGTGGTGACCATTGCTGCCACCCGCAAAGATGGTGGACGCGCTTGGTACTCCAACTACGGCTCTGTGGTGGATGTGGCTGCTCCCGGTGGTGAAACCGATGACGCCAACGGTCAGATTGACCGTGATGGTGACGGTTATGTGGATGGCATCCTCTCCACCCTGCTGAACAGCACCGGTTCCAGCTACAACTACACCTTCTATCAGGGCACCAGCATGGCCACCCCCCATGTTGCAGGTCTGGTCAGCCTGATGTACGCCGTGAAACCCACCATCACCCCTGCACAGGTGGAAAGCATCCTGAAAAACACGGCCCGTCCCATCACCAGCACCACTTGCAATGTGGGCTGTGGTTCTGGCCTCGTGGATGCTTACGCTGCAGTCAACTCTGCCAAGAGCCTTCCCTGA
- a CDS encoding class I SAM-dependent rRNA methyltransferase, with product MSELASVLTHAWNHRKNLHLLPETNFFRALHLTEMQDMALDVVDRTGILSLYRHFSNPEEQVIFQTLQDVLPLDTLYVKRRPVEARHLANTSREHLSPPDPVWGPPQPELIGVEQKVQYLFRPGSDLSVGLFADMRLAREWVHQHAPERVLNTFSYTCGFGLNARLGGSQKVKNVDASRKVLEWGKENHLLNGLEPDPLDFIYGDVQEWLRRFHKRGDLFDLVILDPPSFSRGKQGIWRAETHYGRLVTEALPVLSRGGLLLACCNHSGLTLRDFKQQIRKENPQLKFVQSLPVAPDFPFEQESHLKITLWGT from the coding sequence ATGTCTGAGCTTGCTTCGGTTCTCACCCATGCTTGGAACCACCGGAAAAACCTGCACTTGCTTCCGGAAACCAACTTTTTCCGGGCATTGCACCTCACGGAAATGCAGGACATGGCTCTGGACGTGGTCGACCGCACAGGCATCCTCAGCCTGTACCGCCACTTTTCTAACCCAGAAGAACAGGTCATTTTTCAAACCCTTCAGGATGTGTTGCCTCTGGACACCCTGTATGTGAAAAGACGGCCTGTGGAAGCCCGACACCTTGCCAACACTTCAAGGGAACACCTCAGTCCACCAGATCCAGTCTGGGGCCCTCCTCAACCCGAGCTGATTGGCGTGGAGCAAAAAGTCCAGTACCTGTTCAGGCCCGGCTCTGACCTGAGCGTGGGGCTCTTTGCAGACATGCGCCTGGCCCGAGAATGGGTCCATCAGCATGCACCTGAAAGGGTGCTCAACACCTTCAGTTACACCTGTGGCTTCGGTCTGAATGCCCGTCTGGGTGGCAGTCAGAAAGTCAAAAATGTGGACGCAAGCCGCAAAGTGCTGGAGTGGGGCAAAGAGAACCACCTGCTCAATGGCCTTGAACCAGACCCTCTGGACTTCATTTATGGAGATGTGCAGGAATGGCTCAGGCGCTTCCACAAACGGGGTGATCTTTTTGATCTGGTCATTCTGGACCCTCCCAGCTTTTCCAGAGGAAAACAGGGCATCTGGCGTGCCGAAACCCACTACGGCAGACTGGTCACAGAAGCCCTACCTGTCCTGAGTCGGGGCGGTCTGCTTCTGGCCTGTTGCAACCACTCGGGTTTGACCTTGCGGGATTTCAAGCAGCAAATCCGCAAAGAAAATCCCCAACTTAAATTTGTCCAGAGCCTTCCTGTGGCACCAGACTTTCCTTTTGAGCAGGAAAGCCACCTGAAAATCACCCTCTGGGGCACCTGA
- a CDS encoding monothiol bacilliredoxin BrxC family protein has protein sequence MQLVPLTTPEEVDAFLTENPLSAVFKAGTCHKTMQGFSVVEQFLKHHDLPVGFIRVVEWRPASNHVAQLTGIIHHSPQFILFKDQQAVFDVDNWDITPEALGPVFNQYVPERQDEAGEVKGNLTPYIDLTERFLKGELSPQMYQAYFTETFRRDGSLRSKQEFELLSRMFGDPDAYHGGLHSLGDPTEDATMRERAQELLSDLKALG, from the coding sequence ATGCAATTGGTACCTCTGACCACCCCCGAAGAAGTCGATGCCTTTCTGACCGAAAACCCCCTCTCTGCTGTGTTCAAAGCAGGCACCTGCCACAAAACCATGCAGGGTTTCAGTGTTGTGGAGCAGTTCCTGAAGCACCACGATCTGCCTGTGGGTTTCATTCGCGTGGTGGAATGGCGTCCCGCCAGCAACCATGTGGCCCAATTGACGGGCATCATCCACCACAGCCCACAGTTCATCCTGTTCAAAGACCAACAAGCGGTCTTCGATGTGGACAACTGGGACATCACCCCTGAAGCTCTGGGGCCGGTGTTCAACCAGTACGTTCCAGAGCGTCAAGACGAAGCAGGCGAAGTCAAAGGGAACCTCACCCCTTACATCGACCTCACCGAGCGCTTCCTGAAAGGCGAACTGAGCCCCCAGATGTATCAGGCTTACTTCACCGAAACTTTCCGCAGAGACGGCTCTTTGCGCTCCAAGCAAGAGTTTGAGCTGCTCAGCCGCATGTTTGGTGATCCTGATGCCTACCACGGAGGCCTGCACTCTCTGGGAGACCCCACCGAAGACGCCACCATGCGTGAACGCGCTCAGGAACTCCTGTCTGACCTCAAAGCTCTGGGCTGA
- the panB gene encoding 3-methyl-2-oxobutanoate hydroxymethyltransferase, protein MPKYTVPDFAAMQGKQKIVMLTAYDYAGAVMAETAGVDVILVGDSLGMVVLGYESTVFVTMQDMIHHTRAVKRGAKETFVVVDLPFGTFQTGLTDALRNAVHLIRETGADAVKIEGGEEVTEIIRHLSRSGIPVVAHVGLTPQTAVNLGGFKVQGKTVQDAQQIMQDAQAVADAGAFMVVLEAIPAPLAQRITERLKVPTIGIGAGPHTDGQVLVYHDLLGLFDRFTPKFVKQYAQMAKLGTEAIQNYVTEVKAGVFPAPEHSFSMKEEVLSRLY, encoded by the coding sequence ATGCCCAAGTACACAGTGCCTGATTTTGCAGCCATGCAGGGAAAACAGAAAATCGTGATGCTCACCGCTTACGATTATGCTGGTGCCGTGATGGCAGAAACTGCGGGTGTAGACGTGATTCTGGTGGGAGACAGCCTTGGAATGGTGGTTTTGGGCTACGAATCCACGGTTTTTGTCACCATGCAAGACATGATCCATCACACCCGGGCGGTCAAAAGAGGGGCAAAAGAGACCTTTGTTGTTGTGGATTTGCCTTTTGGAACTTTCCAGACAGGCTTGACCGATGCCCTGAGAAATGCCGTGCACCTGATCCGGGAAACCGGGGCAGATGCCGTCAAAATTGAAGGTGGAGAAGAAGTCACTGAAATCATCCGTCACCTCTCCCGCTCCGGCATTCCTGTGGTGGCCCATGTGGGTCTCACCCCTCAAACAGCTGTGAACCTTGGAGGATTCAAGGTTCAGGGCAAAACCGTGCAGGATGCCCAACAGATCATGCAAGATGCGCAGGCGGTTGCAGATGCAGGGGCTTTCATGGTGGTTCTGGAGGCGATTCCCGCTCCTCTGGCCCAGCGCATCACCGAGCGTTTGAAAGTGCCCACCATTGGCATTGGTGCCGGACCCCACACCGATGGTCAGGTGTTGGTTTACCACGACCTTCTCGGGCTCTTTGACCGGTTTACACCCAAGTTTGTGAAACAGTATGCCCAGATGGCCAAACTGGGCACCGAAGCCATCCAGAACTATGTCACCGAAGTCAAAGCAGGTGTGTTCCCTGCACCAGAGCACAGCTTCAGCATGAAAGAAGAAGTTCTGAGCAGACTTTACTGA
- a CDS encoding DUF420 domain-containing protein, with product MGELISDLSVIFIVLSGVALVLGVFFIKTNRKQEHMVAMLTACGLAVVFLVLYLTKLALGAGKTYAGPEQYKNLYLFILVTHSILAAANGPLAIMAVINALKGRKMADGRLERSRERGPDTYFKRHRMWARWTVPVWIYVAVTGWVIYWVMHNYGAVKGTV from the coding sequence GTGGGGGAACTCATTTCGGATCTTTCAGTGATTTTCATCGTGCTCAGTGGTGTGGCTCTGGTGCTCGGTGTTTTTTTCATCAAAACCAACCGCAAACAGGAACACATGGTTGCCATGTTGACGGCTTGTGGACTGGCCGTGGTTTTTCTGGTGCTGTACCTGACCAAACTCGCCCTCGGTGCAGGCAAGACTTATGCTGGACCTGAACAGTACAAAAATCTGTATCTGTTCATCCTGGTGACCCACAGCATTCTGGCTGCTGCCAACGGTCCTCTGGCCATCATGGCGGTCATCAATGCCCTGAAAGGCAGAAAAATGGCCGATGGCCGTCTGGAACGTTCCAGAGAGCGTGGTCCGGACACCTACTTTAAACGTCACCGCATGTGGGCCCGATGGACCGTCCCGGTCTGGATTTATGTGGCTGTGACTGGATGGGTGATTTACTGGGTGATGCACAACTACGGTGCGGTCAAAGGCACGGTTTAA
- a CDS encoding COX15/CtaA family protein, with protein MQQGIKPLTLGPVRIDFTTFAWFLFGYNVLVILWGAWVRITGSGAGCGDHWPDCNGTIIPRAESVETMIEFAHRVTSALSGVGAIGLVVWAFRGYPRAHPARFWAGLHLFFVILEGLVGALLVKKEWVGQDQSLGRALFMPIHMANTLMLTGTVALTALRSQVKPATIQPLPWVRYSLIAAVVGVVLMGMTGAVAALGNTLNPVGSLQEGVERAFNPRYYLDQLKLMHPTLTVVTSVFLVIWARAMGSRLAAPEVRLAASGLQFIILMQVIAGIFNYVLHAPGWLQLLHLLLACIMWLAVILLGYHGWVKREKVNP; from the coding sequence ATGCAGCAAGGAATCAAACCCCTCACCCTGGGTCCTGTGCGGATCGACTTCACCACGTTTGCCTGGTTTTTGTTCGGCTACAACGTGCTGGTGATCCTCTGGGGCGCATGGGTTCGCATCACTGGAAGCGGCGCTGGCTGTGGAGACCATTGGCCCGATTGCAACGGGACGATCATCCCGAGGGCCGAGAGTGTAGAAACCATGATCGAATTCGCGCACCGGGTCACCAGCGCCCTCAGCGGGGTGGGTGCGATTGGCCTGGTGGTGTGGGCCTTCAGGGGCTACCCCAGAGCCCATCCTGCCCGTTTCTGGGCAGGACTGCACCTCTTTTTTGTGATTCTGGAAGGTCTGGTTGGAGCACTGCTGGTCAAAAAAGAATGGGTGGGCCAAGACCAATCTCTGGGGCGTGCCCTGTTCATGCCCATCCACATGGCCAACACCCTGATGCTGACAGGCACAGTGGCTCTGACGGCCTTGCGCAGTCAGGTCAAGCCTGCCACCATTCAACCTCTCCCATGGGTCAGATACAGTCTGATTGCGGCTGTGGTTGGGGTGGTCCTGATGGGCATGACTGGAGCTGTGGCTGCTCTGGGCAACACCCTCAATCCAGTGGGTTCTCTGCAGGAAGGGGTTGAACGGGCCTTCAATCCCAGATACTATCTGGACCAACTGAAATTGATGCACCCCACCCTCACCGTTGTGACCAGTGTTTTTCTGGTGATCTGGGCCAGAGCCATGGGCAGCCGTCTGGCCGCTCCTGAAGTCAGGCTCGCTGCCAGTGGACTGCAATTCATCATCTTGATGCAAGTCATTGCTGGAATTTTCAATTATGTCTTGCATGCACCCGGCTGGTTACAGCTTTTGCACTTGCTTTTGGCCTGCATCATGTGGCTAGCGGTGATTCTTCTCGGGTATCATGGCTGGGTGAAGCGTGAGAAGGTAAACCCATGA
- a CDS encoding heme o synthase has protein sequence MTHTLSTLEKPTWRDYFALTKPKVNSLLLFTTMTAMIMAARGFPSWDLFLAVFIGGYMSAGASGVFNMIIDRDIDQRMKRTSTRPSASGKISTTNAFIFGSLLTVGSFLLLWQAANLNTALLAMAGLVTYVFIYTLWLKRATWHNIVIGGAAGCFPPLVGWASVTGDLNLFSWYLFFIIFFWTPVHFWALAIMIKDDYAAVGIPMLPVVYGERMTVAQIGLYAIMTAVLSMIPLLLGEVRWIYFGSALVLNMILLMRSLELYRNINRKQAVSLYKYTLLYLALLFLAMAIDRSVF, from the coding sequence ATGACCCACACCCTGTCAACCCTGGAAAAACCCACCTGGCGTGACTATTTCGCCCTCACCAAACCCAAGGTGAACAGCTTGCTGTTGTTCACCACCATGACGGCCATGATCATGGCTGCCAGAGGGTTCCCCTCCTGGGACCTTTTTCTGGCCGTGTTCATCGGTGGTTACATGAGTGCAGGTGCATCGGGCGTGTTCAACATGATCATTGATCGGGACATCGATCAGCGCATGAAACGCACCAGCACCCGTCCCAGTGCATCAGGCAAAATCAGCACCACCAATGCTTTCATCTTCGGAAGCCTCCTGACCGTGGGCTCATTTCTCTTGCTCTGGCAAGCCGCCAACCTGAACACCGCCCTGCTGGCCATGGCCGGACTGGTGACCTATGTGTTCATTTACACCCTCTGGTTGAAACGGGCCACCTGGCACAACATTGTCATTGGTGGTGCTGCAGGCTGCTTCCCACCTCTGGTGGGTTGGGCTTCGGTCACTGGAGACCTGAACCTGTTCAGCTGGTACCTGTTTTTCATCATCTTCTTCTGGACCCCTGTGCACTTCTGGGCACTGGCCATCATGATCAAAGACGATTACGCTGCCGTGGGCATCCCCATGCTGCCTGTGGTCTACGGAGAACGCATGACCGTGGCCCAAATTGGGCTCTACGCCATCATGACCGCCGTGTTGTCTATGATTCCTTTGCTGCTGGGTGAGGTGCGCTGGATTTACTTCGGAAGCGCACTGGTATTAAATATGATTTTGTTGATGCGCTCTCTGGAGCTGTACCGGAACATCAACCGCAAGCAAGCTGTCTCGTTGTACAAGTACACCCTGCTCTACCTTGCTTTGTTGTTCCTTGCCATGGCCATTGATCGGAGTGTTTTTTGA
- the coxB gene encoding cytochrome c oxidase subunit II, translating into MLKPFQSFIFGLVALTSAAYAQQPQGGADRWIHILDPQAQSTQNMQTLLWVAGIFSFLVLVVTGGALWWVVQKFKTRPGEKPTKPGAANEPAQFHGNNTLEVALIGVPVLIVSVLCVFTALALAKINQKPANVVQTVQVNGWQFWWDFEYEGQGVRNSNELVIPVGLPVELKVSGKDVIHSFGVANLGGRRDALPGQTNKLIITAEKAGIYYGQCFELCGASHANMLFRVIALPKAQYDDWLSKAKAYQAPKPTDPELARGAEVFLANCAGCHAIKGVANGAPSFPDLSYFGSHATYAAGIFRNVENNSELSKEKGDRAIKFNGEERLVTLEDWIRNSAQVKPGSLMPAFDGSTYKVKNADTGKWEEKSYVKLSDADIQAVAKYLHSHKLEGFDFKSMAEFNTENKDQ; encoded by the coding sequence ATGTTGAAACCGTTTCAATCGTTCATCTTTGGGCTGGTGGCCCTGACCTCTGCAGCGTACGCGCAGCAGCCTCAGGGAGGTGCCGACCGCTGGATTCACATTCTTGATCCACAGGCACAATCCACCCAAAACATGCAGACCCTGCTGTGGGTCGCAGGCATTTTTTCGTTTCTGGTGCTGGTGGTCACAGGGGGTGCCCTGTGGTGGGTGGTGCAAAAATTCAAAACCCGTCCCGGTGAAAAACCCACCAAGCCCGGTGCAGCCAACGAACCTGCACAGTTCCACGGCAACAACACCCTTGAAGTGGCCCTGATCGGGGTTCCGGTGCTGATCGTGTCTGTGCTGTGTGTGTTCACCGCTCTGGCACTTGCCAAAATCAACCAGAAACCTGCCAACGTGGTGCAAACGGTGCAAGTCAACGGCTGGCAGTTCTGGTGGGACTTTGAATACGAAGGGCAAGGGGTTCGCAACTCCAACGAACTGGTCATTCCTGTGGGTCTGCCTGTAGAACTCAAAGTCAGCGGCAAAGATGTGATCCACTCCTTTGGTGTGGCCAACCTCGGGGGTCGCCGCGATGCATTGCCCGGTCAGACCAACAAACTGATCATCACCGCTGAAAAAGCTGGCATCTATTACGGACAGTGCTTCGAGTTGTGTGGTGCTTCACACGCCAACATGCTGTTCCGTGTGATTGCCTTGCCCAAAGCCCAATACGATGATTGGCTTTCCAAAGCCAAAGCGTACCAAGCACCCAAGCCCACCGATCCTGAACTGGCCCGAGGGGCAGAAGTGTTCCTCGCCAACTGTGCTGGATGCCACGCCATCAAAGGTGTGGCCAATGGTGCACCCAGCTTCCCAGACCTGAGTTACTTTGGCAGCCATGCCACTTATGCTGCAGGCATTTTCCGCAACGTGGAAAACAACAGCGAACTCAGCAAAGAAAAAGGTGACCGTGCCATCAAATTCAACGGTGAAGAACGCCTGGTCACCCTTGAAGACTGGATTCGCAACTCTGCACAGGTCAAACCTGGCAGCCTGATGCCCGCCTTTGATGGAAGCACCTACAAAGTCAAAAACGCAGACACCGGCAAATGGGAAGAGAAGTCCTATGTCAAGCTGAGCGATGCAGACATTCAGGCTGTGGCCAAATACCTGCACAGCCACAAGCTTGAAGGCTTTGACTTCAAAAGCATGGCCGAATTCAACACCGAGAACAAGGACCAATAA